One genomic window of Polyangium aurulentum includes the following:
- a CDS encoding HU family DNA-binding protein: MATKKSAAGGSKKSLSKSALIQAITESAGEELSRKQVKAVLEALTTVGHRELKKSGVFTLPGFAKFRVVKRPATKARQGINPFTKQPMTFPAKPASKSVRARPIKAIKDALV; encoded by the coding sequence ATGGCGACCAAGAAGAGTGCCGCGGGCGGGTCGAAGAAGTCCTTGAGCAAAAGCGCCCTGATCCAGGCGATCACGGAGTCGGCTGGCGAGGAGCTCAGCCGTAAGCAGGTAAAGGCTGTGCTCGAGGCGCTCACCACGGTCGGGCACCGTGAGTTGAAGAAGTCTGGGGTGTTCACGCTGCCTGGCTTTGCCAAGTTCCGGGTGGTGAAGCGGCCGGCGACGAAGGCGCGGCAGGGGATCAACCCCTTCACGAAGCAGCCGATGACCTTCCCGGCGAAGCCCGCCAGCAAGTCGGTGCGTGCGCGCCCGATCAAGGCGATCAAGGACGCCCTCGTCTGA
- a CDS encoding tetratricopeptide repeat protein produces the protein MTDSKTGRAVPQLDTVASALEHTLENEPAILDLLVQALTKNASPADLWETLHQAAHRDGRVAELAAAYDAISRDRKIRLLAPAAQVELLSNAAAFLIDYAGDSATAHPHLERVMQLSPGHVEAFQRLETILRDREDWTKLAELYTSMASNRQDKQEQLAFLRAAVGILAALPGEEDKAFKLHQQILRIDPTDPDSRNAMIERLAAAGRFADVAKLLEQAIAADPPAPEEEVLALREQAIEVYASSLHEIEKALPHAEEILKRNPESGNAWAVCEQLLTHKTLAARAAAAIEAVYTAREQYEDAARMLTVQIDSVRGPRRLEAQKRLANLQYQFLGDLGAAFALYEGILTVDPADDEVRARYKAIGAGLDRRLDVTRVLTRASAGAKDPIVRARIAADLGELFLETGDAKRARASFQSAVDAGLTDEPGVRAARSLADLCEQAGDLKALAAALDKLSDIEPDPDARAAAAERLARLAEGDLNDAQTAIVAWKKLVGTALETEALPALERLYEATGDEVSLADVLERRAALETDAEAARELAFRAADLRAARSSDLGAVLDGWRRFLQTYGPSREIHARILPLLEQTQRWEELALTLDGEASLAPPEERIPVLAKLAQVRLSRLGDGAGALEAYRQALEIDRSDKVCRQAVERLLVTGDHRLGAADVLEPIYREEGAAQGLLKVLEVRADVARTTADRLVALREASGLAENELSDPRRALQLAGLGLREAASTTPDEVPEWLSTVDRLAGEDPARRAGILIQAFGDRKVDHPAIADLAKATGEALVAYGDVQGALAVFRNALAFEPASAELIGRVDELLQKHGTPQERLALQRGALAATTEPERRREIFHAIGSIERNGLHDLNAAAATYRRALEEDASDRGAYEALLEVMEAAGDFEGLYKALEGGLSRTEDAEERAALTTRMADLSVTRGWIDRARGHYRGLLDGGTTLAEETYDKIADLAQKSSDSELYRAVLERRIASAPDGLTEARWLERLGALQAEALGDTAAAVASFRRAGDLAESGGDDAQAERHFERVLSLASDDREAAERLVTLYRRAEAWDKLPGVYEVLFRTAADAAERADKVLAFEDAAIKARVTDRFVRAADGLIGDGSLEVALRESVEAARARVLAADPDRQDEAADAYRRMIQGASDPWSSVEAFEGFLDRSPHTQARLDDRRWVLGFRLQRAEGDRRVEALVAWAAAEENVFKDPRAAADLYARVLEQDPQNDAALLARSRLLLDLGDIEGAAAAIAARRDLREGEERTALELELATLLLDRLGRGEEALAAVEPVIQEDPGNDDALALLERALARPETRRRAAELLEGACDATDREEVAARILKLLLATPSDATELADLRSGWFTRLLDRPGASPELALDLALRAVEELSYDASLWDKAEQLGRDADRPDQVAEAYRKKLESDAVKELDPDTIDDLGRRAIDYHEEFFFEDQDTVMKLLRRVVDIAPDAIWAFERLKLAYNSNERWEELFSLYDLAIERADDKFAKIEMLEDAAESAKDLAADPDRAVHYLEQLLPLKPRDKKIKTSLERLYERLGRHRPLIDLLSNELGSLDDEAGQKLRARIASLWLDGVGDPDAAFKVVEEMLAKDPSRREALELLERVLGATKEGAPDPLAQPGADAAPTARQRAAAVLEQHYRDEGRHKDLARVLAVRLEAAFDPAARGTLLREIVRLRADVLDDPSGALESTAALVALEPAEPEHRAELERLAERVGRFDRLAEVLVAVAENVTGALQIELLSRASTIYVGRLGDRGRAIELGRTILALEPEDTALVIGAARELEQLLAEEGRSAERCEVLEKLAGFETDLDARRAALLEAARIASGELGDRPRAIAAYRARLADDASDLEALGGLARDLEAESRFAELADVLEKRAALTEGEPARADLVRVASICDKDLGDVARAITVWEGVRTRFGADDESCDALATLLQKAGRWAELGELLRTSAEGASSDARAADLYRRLGDVQRDRTRQWGDAVTSYEAAIGRGDSGGAALSGLETLLSLIDLDDEDQLPVLASAVRVLTAAYAASGDWKRTIDLLEPRLAAATTAAERTTILTETASLHENRRGDTSAAFDAVWRAFAGAKTAELAVEVLRLAAAADRWADVADAFPAIEARGDVPPSVARDIWWSVAKWHRDRRGDERSAETAIERALAYDAESEEMLVALVELRRQSPGQPLVDALLRLAEVSDAPLPLHREAVEVAMNDVGDRALAKRIAQSMLDKAKASWTSEGSGSASEPAGHASWALDILVRLSRNEGDMARVVALCLDGAKLPFDATRRRALRLSAAEISESLEAIAIYEELFGEDPTDELVGTRLEELYRKEGLRSELLALRERQIAVSDDVTAKVDLRLDLALLLAEAGEQERAITALRKNLEEIPTHAPSVDKLAELFDARGDHGALAALWEDQAARREAESDGEAAAELWRRAATIAETRVGDVGRAITDYRRAARFKDLASLDALARLFTARGDHAAAAEVLETICAHAPADASPHPVLRLAEAYIASGEPALAQQRLEEAMDKVAEPAPLRARLSVLYREAEAWGPLAALIAIEAQHTQAPAQRTALLREAADLHLSKRSDPQAAIPLLEQAAELNPDDRAIKLLLCDALSASGRAGEASAILRQIIDAYGSRRPKDRAVVHYYLARVFLASGDRKAALGELDVALKIDPTHPEILLALAKLSFDEGQYDRAQKTYRSLLMMVRRLRDEAGAPAVTRTEVLIALAEIGERQGDAERAAEHVESAFEAARESTEECDRLVRALRNRNNHALLARALELRLETSSSDPSAAIAELASLYEQHLGRAEAALGLWLKALDTRPGSAEVHRSALAAARRLGAVDKYVSALRRLVEVTTADPPLVDLLLHYGRALGEGGDLDTAEAAYRRAETLLAERPGDRRIHEVWRALEAAAERKGDRAGMVAILEKRIAAASDSAPPAERADGLYRLAELAFDTEGGEARGESALEKALSLDAQPDRAEPIFQKALARGEGGGERLLGLYERFARQHDRPRALVDALVRLAPARGVALFQEAAGVAERIGDKALVESVLRSALTRAEGTEDSSDDLWALLALATTQKEAGAFDEAISLLERAARVADPADERGHILAAAAMARDAGDLARAARLYGQLFEREPADREIWEPLADLHRRLGDDAALSALIEQVVPLLETVEERSRLRLLRAEFAQKREGGDEEAITVLQELLEDDPANGEAAKVLGGLLERAGRVEELASLLERQIDAAKDREDSAAVGALSMRLGKLLEGQGDEDRARDVYHGVLDWDAANKDALRAIVRLCEKKDDPLDLSDALEKLLGAEQGEEAQATALRLAELRGTQGDDDGAERALEAGFKAAPASTVLRDKLRERIEAREDYRKLAELYEIEASGKATKEERVASLRKAAAILRDKESDLPSAIEIYKRALEVDPLDRALLGELVAAQSEMGDHQLASAAIASAAATVEGPGATDLLLYGARLLLSTPEGASAATELVEDARRRSPEAWEPVIVQAEVYAASGRVDEARSLATNAVNAHQGRRSKNLAAAHRALAHAERASNNDAEALQQLMKAVDNDPGYGELALELGQLALDLGEQDVASRALRSVTLMKIMPAGSPDGITAPGRALAYFHLGRLAMDQGDRGKARLLVEKALAEDSSLEAARALLDDLSNG, from the coding sequence ATGACGGATTCGAAGACCGGACGCGCCGTACCGCAGCTCGACACCGTGGCCTCAGCGCTCGAGCACACGCTCGAGAACGAGCCCGCGATCCTTGACCTGCTCGTCCAGGCCCTCACGAAGAACGCGAGCCCCGCTGACCTCTGGGAGACGCTGCACCAGGCAGCCCACCGAGACGGTCGCGTCGCGGAGCTCGCAGCCGCCTACGACGCCATCAGCCGCGACAGGAAGATTCGCCTGCTCGCGCCCGCCGCGCAGGTCGAGCTGCTGTCGAACGCCGCCGCGTTCCTCATCGACTACGCAGGCGACAGCGCGACGGCGCACCCGCACCTCGAGCGCGTCATGCAGCTGTCGCCAGGGCACGTCGAGGCCTTCCAGCGCCTCGAGACCATCCTGCGCGACCGCGAGGACTGGACCAAGCTCGCCGAGCTGTACACCTCGATGGCGAGCAACCGGCAGGACAAACAGGAGCAGCTCGCGTTCCTGCGCGCCGCCGTCGGCATCCTCGCCGCCCTCCCCGGCGAAGAGGACAAGGCGTTCAAGCTCCACCAGCAGATCCTCCGCATCGACCCGACCGACCCCGACAGCCGCAACGCGATGATCGAGCGGCTCGCCGCCGCCGGCCGCTTCGCCGACGTCGCCAAGCTCCTCGAGCAGGCGATCGCCGCCGACCCGCCGGCCCCCGAGGAGGAGGTCCTCGCCCTGCGCGAGCAGGCCATCGAGGTCTACGCCTCGAGCCTCCACGAGATCGAAAAGGCGCTGCCGCACGCCGAGGAGATCCTGAAGAGGAACCCCGAGAGCGGCAACGCGTGGGCGGTGTGCGAGCAGCTCCTCACGCACAAGACCCTCGCCGCGCGCGCCGCCGCCGCCATCGAGGCCGTCTACACCGCGCGCGAGCAGTACGAGGACGCCGCGCGCATGCTCACGGTGCAGATCGACAGCGTGCGCGGGCCGCGCCGCCTCGAAGCCCAGAAGCGCCTCGCGAACCTGCAGTACCAGTTCCTCGGCGACCTCGGCGCGGCCTTCGCGCTCTACGAGGGCATCCTGACCGTCGACCCCGCCGACGACGAGGTGCGCGCCCGCTACAAGGCGATCGGCGCAGGCCTCGATCGGCGCCTCGACGTCACGCGCGTGCTCACGCGCGCCTCGGCCGGCGCCAAGGACCCGATCGTGCGCGCCCGCATCGCGGCCGACCTCGGCGAGCTGTTCCTCGAGACCGGCGACGCCAAGCGCGCCCGCGCCTCGTTCCAGAGCGCCGTCGACGCAGGCCTCACCGACGAGCCCGGCGTGCGCGCCGCGCGCTCGCTCGCCGACCTGTGCGAGCAGGCCGGAGACCTGAAGGCGCTCGCAGCGGCCCTCGACAAACTCTCGGACATCGAGCCCGATCCGGACGCGCGCGCCGCGGCCGCCGAGCGGCTCGCGCGCCTCGCCGAGGGCGACCTCAACGACGCGCAGACGGCCATCGTGGCCTGGAAGAAGCTCGTCGGCACCGCGCTGGAGACCGAGGCCCTCCCCGCGCTCGAGCGCCTCTACGAGGCGACGGGCGACGAGGTCTCGCTCGCGGACGTGCTCGAGCGCCGCGCCGCCCTCGAGACCGACGCCGAAGCCGCGCGCGAGCTCGCGTTCCGCGCGGCCGACCTGCGCGCCGCGCGGTCGAGTGACCTCGGCGCCGTGCTCGACGGCTGGAGGCGCTTCCTCCAGACCTACGGGCCCTCGCGCGAGATCCACGCGCGCATCCTGCCCCTGCTCGAGCAGACGCAGCGCTGGGAAGAGCTCGCGCTCACGCTCGACGGCGAGGCCAGCCTCGCGCCGCCCGAGGAGCGCATCCCGGTCCTCGCCAAGCTCGCCCAGGTGCGCCTGTCGCGCCTCGGTGACGGCGCGGGCGCGCTCGAAGCCTACCGCCAGGCGCTCGAGATCGATCGCTCCGACAAGGTCTGCCGCCAGGCCGTCGAGCGGCTGCTCGTGACGGGCGATCACCGCCTCGGCGCGGCCGACGTGCTCGAGCCGATCTACCGCGAGGAGGGCGCCGCGCAGGGCCTCTTGAAGGTCCTCGAAGTCCGCGCCGACGTCGCCAGGACGACCGCCGACCGGCTCGTCGCGCTGCGCGAGGCGAGCGGGCTCGCCGAGAACGAGCTGTCGGATCCGCGCCGCGCGCTGCAGCTCGCGGGCCTCGGCCTGCGCGAGGCGGCGAGCACGACGCCGGACGAGGTGCCCGAGTGGCTCTCGACCGTCGATCGCCTCGCAGGCGAGGACCCCGCGCGCCGCGCCGGCATCCTGATCCAGGCCTTCGGCGACCGGAAGGTCGACCACCCCGCGATCGCCGATCTCGCCAAGGCGACGGGCGAGGCGCTCGTCGCTTACGGCGACGTGCAGGGCGCGCTCGCGGTGTTCAGGAACGCGCTCGCGTTCGAGCCGGCCTCGGCCGAGCTCATCGGCCGCGTGGACGAGCTTCTGCAGAAGCACGGCACCCCGCAGGAGCGGCTGGCCCTGCAGCGCGGCGCGCTCGCCGCGACGACGGAGCCCGAGCGCCGCCGGGAGATCTTCCACGCGATCGGCTCGATCGAGCGCAACGGCCTGCACGACCTCAACGCGGCCGCCGCGACGTACCGCCGCGCGCTCGAGGAGGACGCGAGCGATCGGGGCGCGTACGAGGCGCTGCTCGAGGTGATGGAGGCAGCGGGCGACTTCGAGGGCCTGTACAAGGCCCTCGAGGGCGGCCTGTCGCGCACGGAGGACGCCGAGGAGCGCGCCGCGCTGACCACGCGCATGGCCGATCTGTCGGTCACGCGCGGCTGGATCGATCGCGCGCGCGGGCACTACCGCGGCCTGCTCGACGGGGGCACGACGCTCGCCGAGGAGACGTACGACAAGATCGCCGACCTCGCGCAGAAGTCGAGCGACAGCGAGCTGTACCGCGCGGTGCTCGAGCGCCGCATCGCCTCTGCGCCCGACGGGCTCACCGAGGCGCGCTGGCTCGAGCGGCTCGGCGCGCTGCAAGCCGAGGCGCTCGGCGACACGGCCGCTGCGGTCGCGAGCTTCCGCCGCGCCGGCGACCTCGCCGAGAGCGGGGGCGACGACGCGCAGGCCGAGCGGCACTTCGAGCGCGTGCTGTCGCTGGCGTCCGACGATCGCGAGGCGGCCGAGCGGCTCGTGACGCTCTACCGCCGCGCCGAGGCGTGGGACAAGCTGCCGGGCGTCTACGAGGTCCTCTTCCGCACGGCGGCGGACGCGGCCGAGCGCGCGGACAAGGTGCTCGCGTTCGAGGACGCGGCCATCAAGGCGCGCGTGACCGATCGCTTCGTGCGCGCGGCCGACGGCCTCATCGGCGACGGCTCGCTCGAGGTCGCGCTGCGCGAGAGCGTGGAGGCGGCGCGGGCGCGCGTGCTCGCGGCGGATCCGGATCGGCAGGACGAGGCGGCCGACGCCTACCGGCGCATGATCCAGGGCGCGTCGGACCCGTGGTCGTCGGTCGAGGCGTTCGAGGGCTTCCTCGACCGCAGCCCGCACACGCAGGCGCGGCTCGACGACCGCCGCTGGGTGCTCGGCTTCCGCTTGCAGCGGGCCGAGGGCGACCGGCGTGTCGAGGCGCTCGTCGCGTGGGCCGCTGCGGAGGAGAACGTCTTCAAGGACCCGCGCGCCGCGGCCGACCTCTACGCGCGCGTGCTCGAGCAGGACCCGCAGAACGACGCGGCGCTGCTCGCGCGCAGCCGCTTGCTCCTCGACCTCGGCGACATCGAGGGCGCCGCGGCTGCCATCGCCGCGCGCCGCGATCTGCGCGAGGGTGAGGAGCGGACCGCGCTCGAGCTGGAGCTGGCGACGCTGCTGCTCGATCGCCTCGGTCGTGGAGAGGAGGCGCTCGCGGCCGTCGAGCCGGTGATCCAGGAGGACCCCGGCAACGACGATGCGCTCGCGCTGCTCGAGCGCGCGCTGGCGCGTCCCGAGACCCGCCGCCGCGCCGCCGAGCTGCTCGAAGGGGCGTGCGACGCGACCGACCGGGAAGAGGTCGCCGCGCGCATCCTGAAGCTCTTGCTCGCGACGCCGTCCGACGCGACCGAGCTCGCGGACCTGCGCTCGGGCTGGTTCACGCGTCTTCTTGATCGTCCGGGTGCCTCGCCCGAGCTCGCGCTCGATCTGGCGCTGCGCGCGGTCGAGGAGCTGTCCTACGACGCCTCGCTCTGGGACAAGGCCGAGCAGCTCGGCCGCGACGCCGACCGGCCCGACCAGGTCGCCGAGGCGTACCGGAAGAAGCTCGAGAGCGACGCGGTGAAGGAGCTCGATCCCGACACCATCGACGACCTCGGGCGCCGGGCGATCGACTACCACGAGGAGTTCTTCTTCGAGGACCAGGACACGGTCATGAAGCTCCTGCGCCGGGTGGTGGACATCGCCCCCGACGCGATCTGGGCGTTCGAGCGGCTCAAGCTCGCCTACAACTCGAACGAGCGCTGGGAGGAGCTGTTCTCGCTCTACGACCTGGCGATCGAGCGCGCGGACGACAAGTTCGCGAAGATCGAGATGCTCGAGGACGCCGCCGAGAGCGCGAAGGATCTCGCCGCGGATCCGGACCGCGCGGTGCACTACCTCGAGCAGCTCCTGCCGCTCAAGCCGCGCGACAAGAAGATCAAGACGTCGCTCGAGCGGCTCTACGAGCGCCTCGGTCGACATCGCCCGCTCATCGACCTGCTCTCCAACGAGCTTGGCTCGCTCGATGACGAGGCGGGGCAGAAGCTCCGCGCGCGCATCGCGTCGCTCTGGCTCGACGGCGTGGGCGATCCGGACGCCGCCTTCAAGGTGGTCGAGGAGATGCTCGCCAAGGACCCGTCGCGGCGCGAGGCGCTCGAGCTGCTCGAGCGCGTCCTCGGCGCGACGAAGGAAGGCGCGCCCGATCCGCTCGCGCAGCCCGGAGCCGACGCCGCTCCGACCGCGCGGCAGCGGGCCGCGGCCGTCCTCGAGCAGCACTACCGCGACGAGGGCCGCCACAAGGACCTCGCCCGCGTGCTCGCGGTGCGCCTCGAGGCCGCGTTCGATCCGGCCGCGCGCGGGACGCTCCTGCGCGAGATCGTGCGGCTGCGCGCCGACGTGCTCGACGATCCGTCGGGCGCGCTGGAGAGCACGGCCGCGCTGGTCGCCCTCGAGCCCGCGGAGCCCGAGCACCGCGCCGAGCTCGAGCGGCTCGCCGAGCGCGTGGGCCGCTTCGATCGCCTCGCCGAGGTGCTCGTGGCCGTGGCCGAGAACGTGACGGGTGCGCTCCAGATCGAGCTGCTCTCGCGCGCCTCGACGATCTACGTCGGACGCCTGGGCGATCGGGGCCGCGCCATCGAGCTCGGCCGCACGATCCTCGCGCTCGAGCCCGAGGACACGGCGCTGGTCATCGGCGCCGCCCGCGAGCTGGAGCAGCTCCTGGCGGAGGAAGGGCGCTCGGCCGAGCGCTGCGAGGTCCTCGAGAAGCTCGCGGGCTTCGAGACGGATCTGGACGCGCGCCGCGCCGCGCTGCTCGAGGCGGCCCGCATCGCCTCGGGCGAGCTCGGTGACAGGCCGCGCGCCATCGCGGCCTACCGTGCGCGCCTCGCCGACGACGCGAGCGACCTCGAGGCCCTGGGCGGGCTCGCCCGCGACCTCGAGGCCGAGAGCCGCTTCGCCGAGCTCGCCGACGTGCTCGAGAAGCGCGCCGCGCTGACCGAGGGCGAGCCCGCGCGGGCCGACCTCGTTCGCGTCGCGTCGATCTGCGACAAGGATCTCGGCGACGTCGCGCGCGCCATCACTGTCTGGGAGGGCGTGCGGACGCGCTTCGGCGCGGACGACGAGAGCTGCGACGCGCTCGCCACGCTCCTGCAGAAGGCGGGTCGCTGGGCCGAGCTCGGCGAGCTTCTGCGCACGAGCGCCGAGGGCGCCTCGTCGGACGCGCGCGCGGCGGACCTGTACCGCCGCCTCGGCGACGTGCAGCGCGATCGCACCCGGCAGTGGGGCGACGCCGTCACGAGCTACGAGGCCGCCATCGGCCGCGGCGACTCGGGCGGCGCTGCGCTGTCGGGCCTCGAGACGCTCCTGTCGCTCATCGATCTCGACGACGAGGACCAGCTCCCCGTGCTCGCGTCGGCCGTTCGTGTCCTGACGGCGGCCTACGCGGCGTCGGGCGACTGGAAGCGCACCATCGACCTGCTCGAGCCGCGCCTCGCGGCCGCGACGACGGCCGCCGAGCGCACGACGATCCTGACGGAGACCGCGTCGCTGCACGAGAACCGGCGCGGCGACACCTCCGCGGCGTTCGACGCCGTCTGGAGGGCGTTCGCTGGCGCGAAGACGGCCGAGCTCGCGGTCGAGGTCCTGCGCCTCGCCGCGGCCGCGGATCGCTGGGCCGACGTGGCCGACGCGTTCCCGGCGATCGAGGCGCGCGGCGACGTGCCGCCGAGCGTCGCGCGCGACATCTGGTGGAGCGTCGCGAAGTGGCACCGCGATCGTCGCGGCGACGAGCGCTCGGCCGAGACGGCCATCGAGCGCGCGCTCGCCTACGACGCCGAGAGCGAGGAGATGCTCGTCGCGCTCGTGGAGCTGCGCCGCCAGAGCCCGGGCCAGCCGCTCGTCGACGCGCTCCTGCGCCTCGCCGAGGTGTCGGACGCCCCGCTGCCCCTGCACCGCGAGGCCGTCGAGGTCGCGATGAACGACGTGGGCGATCGCGCCCTCGCCAAGCGCATCGCGCAGAGCATGCTGGACAAGGCGAAGGCGAGCTGGACGAGCGAAGGCTCGGGCAGCGCGAGCGAGCCGGCCGGCCACGCCTCCTGGGCCCTCGACATCCTCGTGCGCCTGTCGCGCAACGAGGGCGACATGGCGCGGGTGGTGGCGCTGTGCCTCGACGGGGCGAAGCTGCCCTTCGACGCGACGCGCCGCCGCGCGCTGCGGCTGTCGGCCGCAGAGATCTCGGAGTCCCTCGAGGCGATCGCGATCTACGAGGAGCTGTTCGGCGAGGATCCGACCGACGAGCTGGTGGGCACGCGGCTCGAGGAGCTGTACCGCAAGGAGGGGCTGCGCTCCGAGCTGCTCGCGCTGCGCGAGCGGCAGATCGCCGTCTCCGACGACGTGACCGCGAAGGTCGACCTTCGGCTCGACCTGGCGCTGCTCCTCGCCGAGGCCGGCGAGCAGGAGCGCGCGATCACGGCGCTGCGCAAGAACCTCGAGGAGATCCCGACGCACGCGCCCTCGGTCGACAAGCTCGCCGAGCTGTTCGACGCGCGGGGTGATCACGGCGCGCTCGCCGCGCTGTGGGAGGACCAGGCGGCGCGCCGCGAGGCGGAGAGCGACGGCGAGGCCGCGGCCGAGCTGTGGCGCCGCGCAGCGACCATCGCCGAGACGCGCGTGGGCGACGTCGGACGAGCGATCACCGACTACCGCCGCGCCGCGCGCTTCAAGGATCTGGCGTCGCTCGACGCGCTCGCGCGCCTGTTCACGGCGCGGGGCGATCACGCGGCGGCGGCCGAGGTGCTCGAGACCATCTGCGCGCACGCGCCCGCCGATGCCTCGCCGCACCCGGTCCTGCGCCTCGCCGAGGCCTACATCGCCTCGGGCGAGCCCGCGCTCGCGCAGCAGCGGCTCGAGGAGGCCATGGACAAGGTGGCCGAGCCGGCGCCTCTGCGCGCGCGCCTGTCGGTGCTCTACCGCGAGGCCGAGGCGTGGGGACCGCTCGCCGCGCTCATCGCCATCGAGGCGCAGCACACGCAGGCTCCCGCCCAGCGCACGGCCCTCTTGCGCGAGGCGGCGGACCTGCACCTGTCGAAGCGGAGCGACCCCCAGGCCGCCATCCCGCTGCTCGAGCAGGCCGCGGAGCTGAACCCTGACGATCGCGCGATCAAGCTCCTGCTCTGCGACGCGCTCAGCGCCTCGGGGCGCGCGGGCGAGGCCTCGGCGATCCTGCGCCAGATCATCGACGCGTACGGCAGCCGCAGGCCGAAGGACCGCGCGGTGGTCCACTACTACCTGGCGCGCGTCTTCCTCGCCTCGGGCGACCGCAAGGCCGCGCTGGGCGAGCTCGACGTCGCGCTCAAGATCGACCCGACGCACCCGGAGATCCTGCTCGCGCTCGCGAAGCTGTCCTTCGACGAGGGCCAGTACGATCGCGCGCAGAAGACCTACCGCTCGCTGCTCATGATGGTCCGCCGTCTGCGCGACGAGGCTGGCGCGCCGGCCGTCACGCGCACCGAGGTGCTCATCGCGCTGGCCGAGATCGGCGAGCGTCAGGGCGACGCCGAGCGCGCCGCCGAGCACGTGGAGAGCGCCTTCGAGGCCGCTCGCGAGAGCACCGAGGAGTGCGATCGTCTCGTGCGCGCGCTGCGCAACCGCAACAACCACGCGCTGCTCGCGCGGGCCCTCGAGCTGCGGCTCGAGACCTCGTCGAGCGACCCGTCGGCGGCGATCGCGGAGCTCGCGTCGCTCTACGAGCAGCACCTCGGCCGCGCCGAGGCGGCTCTCGGGCTGTGGCTCAAGGCGCTCGACACGCGACCTGGCTCGGCGGAGGTGCACCGCTCGGCGCTCGCGGCCGCGCGGCGCCTGGGCGCGGTCGACAAGTACGTCTCGGCCCTGCGCCGCCTCGTCGAGGTGACCACGGCCGATCCGCCGCTCGTCGACCTGCTCCTGCACTACGGCCGCGCGCTCGGCGAGGGCGGCGATCTCGACACGGCGGAGGCAGCCTACCGCCGCGCCGAGACGCTCCTCGCGGAGCGCCCGGGCGATCGTCGCATCCACGAGGTGTGGCGCGCGCTCGAGGCGGCGGCGGAGCGCAAGGGTGATCGGGCCGGCATGGTCGCGATCCTCGAGAAGCGCATCGCGGCCGCGAGCGACAGCGCGCCGCCGGCGGAGCGCGCCGATGGCCTCTACCGCCTCGCCGAGCTCGCGTTCGACACCGAGGGCGGCGAGGCTCGCGGCGAGAGCGCGCTCGAGAAGGCGCTGTCGCTCGACGCGCAGCCCGATCGGGCCGAGCCGATCTTCCAGAAGGCCCTCGCGCGCGGTGAGGGTGGTGGTGAGCGGCTGCTCGGGCTCTACGAGCGGTTCGCGCGCCAGCACGACCGCCCGCGGGCCCTGGTCGACGCGCTGGTTCGCCTCGCGCCCGCGCGCGGCGTGGCCCTCTTCCAGGAGGCGGCGGGGGTCGCCGAGCGGATCGGGGACAAGGCGCTCGTCGAATCGGTTCTCCGCAGCGCGCTCACCCGCGCCGAGGGCACCGAGGACAGCTCCGACGATCTCTGGGCGTTGCTCGCGCTCGCGACGACGCAAAAGGAAGCCGGCGCCTTCGACGAGGCGATCTCGCTCCTCGAGCGTGCTGCGCGCGTGGCCGACCCGGCCGACGAGCGCGGTCACATCCTCGCGGCCGCGGCGATGGCGCGGGACGCGGGCGACCTCGCCCGGGCGGCGCGGCTCTATGGCCAGCTCTTCGAGCGTGAGCCGGCCGACCGCGAGATCTGGGAGCCGCTCGCCGATCTTCATCGGCGGCTCGGCGATGACGCGGCGCTCTCGGCGCTGATCGAGCAGGTGGTTCCGCTGCTCGAGACGGTCGAGGAGCGTTCGCGGCTGCGTCTGCTCCGTGCCGAGTTCGCGCAGAAGCGCGAGGGCGGCGACGAGGAGGCGATCACCGTGCTCCAGGAGCTGCTCGAGGACGACCCTGCGAATGGGGAGGCGGCCAAGGTGCTTGGCGGCCTGCTCGAGCGCGCGGGTCGCGTCGAGGAGCTGGCCTCGCTGCTCGAGCGGCAGATCGACGCCGCGAAGGACCGCGAGGACTCGGCGGCGGTGGGCGCTCTGTCGATGCGCCTCGGCAAGCTGCTCGAGGGGCAGGGCGACGAGGACAGGGCGCGCGACGTCTATCACGGCGTCCTCGACTGGGACGCGGCGAACAAGGACGCGCTGCGGGCCATCGTGAGGCTCTGCGAGAAGAAGGACGATCCGCTCGACCTGTCCGACGCGCTCGAGAAGCTCCTCGGCGCCGAGCAGGGCGAAGAGGCGCAGGCGACGGCGCTCCGTCTCGCAGAGCTGCGTGGAACGCAGGGCGACGACGACGGGGCCGAGCGCGCGCTCGAGGCCGGCTTCAAGGCCGCGCCTGCGAGCACGGTCCTGCGTGACAAACTTCGCGAGCGAATCGAGGCGCGCGAGGATTACCGCAAGCTCGCCGAATTGTACGAGATCGAAGCTTCGGGCAAGGCCACCAAGGAAGAGCGCGTCGCGAGCCTCCGCAAGGCGGCCGCGATCCTGCGCGACAAGGAGTCGGACCTGCCCTCGGCGATCGAGATCTACAAGCGCGCGCTCGAGGTCGATCCGCTCGATCGCGCGCTGCTCGGCGAGCTCGTCGCGGCGCAGTCCGAGATGGGCGACCACCAGCTCGCGTCCGCCGCGATTGCCTCGGCGGCTGCGACGGTGGAGGGCCCGGGCGCGACCGATCTGCTCCTGTACGGCGCGCGGCTTTTGCTATCGACGCCGGAGGGCGCTTCGGCGGCGACGGAGCTGGTCGAGGATGCTCGCCGGCGCTCGCCGGAGGCGTGGGAGCCCGTGATCGTGCAGGCCGAGGTCTATGCGGCGTCTGGCCGCGTCGACGAGGCCCGCTCGCTCGCGACGAACGCGGTCAATGCGCATCAGGGGCGCCGTTCGAAGAACCTCGCGGCAGCGCATCGCGCGCTGGCGCATGCGGAGCGCGCTTCGAACAACGACGCCGAGGCGTTGCAGCAGCTCATGAAGGCTGTCGACAACGATCCTGGTTACGGCGAGCTCGCGCTCGAGCTGGGACAGCTCGCGCTCGATCTCGGCGAGCAGGATGTCGCGTCGCGCGCGCTTCGCTCGGTCACGCTGATGAAGATCATGCCCGCGGGATCGCCCGATGGAATCACGGCACCGGGGCGCGCCCTGGCGTACTTCCACCTCGGTCGCCTGGCGATGGATCAGGGTGATCGCGGCAAGGCGCGGCTGCTCGTGGAGAAGGCGCTCGCCGAGGATTCGAGCCTCGAGGCGGCGCGTGCGCTGCTCGACGACCTGTCGAACGGCTGA